Proteins from a genomic interval of Polyodon spathula isolate WHYD16114869_AA chromosome 1, ASM1765450v1, whole genome shotgun sequence:
- the LOC121295395 gene encoding neuropeptide FF receptor 2-like: MNARLDSNSTNVNGQTWLDPNSTFVNGQTWLDPNSTFVNGQTWLDPNSTLVNGQTWLDPNSTFANGQTWPFQNRSKEYFHPQYNTTYVGFYLHQPPVAAIFIVSYLLIFLVCMLGNGVVCCIVLRSKHMRTVTNLFILNLAVSDLLVGIFCMPTTLLDNIITGWPFGNLVCKMSGMVQGISVSASVFTLVAIAVDRFRCIVYPFKQKLSISTAILIIMVIWALAISIMTPSGVMLQVTEEQNVRVLLGEGKKTNPFYWCRENWPNQEMRKIYTTVLFANIYLAPLSLIVIMYARIGITLFKTSVPVRGKAGNENRQIVSKKKQRVIKMLLIIALLFILSWLPLWTLMMLSDYANLSEYKHRVINIYIYPFAHWLAFFNSSVNPIIYGYFNENFHRGFQAAFKFQLCSADIKRKETYSRTVQGNAVLPVGIQNPNDPVANLTNSMDNHSSKRNTGLNEQDLIMEDLEKTSNSNDV; this comes from the exons ATGAATGCAAGGCTGGATTCCAACTCAACAAATGTAAATGGACAGACATGGCTGGATCCAAACTCAACGTTTGTAAATGGACAGACATGGCTGGATCCAAACTCAACGTTTGTAAATGGACAGACATGGCTGGATCCAAACTCAACATTGGTAAATGGACAGACATGGCTGGATCCAAACTCAACGTTTGCAAATGGACAGACATGGCCATTTCAGAATCGTTCGAAGGAATACTTCCACCCACAGTACAACACCACTTACGTTGGGTTTTACCTACATCAGCCTCCTGTGGCAGCCATTTTCATTGTCTCCTATCTACTCATTTTCCTGGTGTGCATGCTTGGAAATGGAGTGGTTTGTTGTATTGTGCTCAGAAGCAAGCACATGCGAACAGTTACAAATCTTTTCATCTTAAACCTCGCTGTCAGTGACCTGCTGGTTGGTATTTTCTGTATGCCTACAACTCTGCTGGATAACATCATAACTG GGTGGCCATTTGGAAACCTGGTGTGCAAAATGAGTGGGATGGTTCAAGGAATATCAGTGTCCGCATCTGTGTTTACTTTAGTGGCTATTGCAGTTGACAG GTTTCGATGCATTGTTTACCCtttcaaacaaaaactgtcaatCTCAACTGCAATACTGATTATTATGGTTATCTGGGCTCTGGCCATTTCAATCATGACCCCATCAGGAGTCATGCTACAAGTAACTGAAGAGCAAAATGTGAGAGTGTTGTTAGGAGAAGGCAAAAAAACCAACCCTTTCTACTGGTGCAGAGAAAATTGGCCAAATCAAGAAATGAGAAAAATATACACCACTGTATTGTTTGCAAACATTTATCTTGCCCCGCTTTCCCTTATAGTGATCATGTATGCTAGAATTGGGATTACTCTTTTTAAGACTTCTGTGCCTGTACGTGGAAAAGCAGGCAATGAAAACCGTCAGATAGTCTCAAAGAAGAAGCAAAGGGTTATAAAGATGTTACTCATCATTGCCCTTCTGTTCATTCTTTCCTGGTTACCCCTGTGGACTTTGATGATGCTTAGTGACTATGCAAACCTCAGTGAGTACAAACACAGAGTAATCAACATTTACATCTACCCTTTCGCACACTGGCTTGCCTTCTTTAACAGCAGTGTTAATCCCATCATCTATGGCTACTTCAATGAAAACTTCCATAGAGGATTTCAGGCAGCTTTCAAGTTCCAGTTGTGCTCAGCTGATATAAAGCGCAAAGAGACCTACTCTCGTACAGTCCAAGGAAATGCTGTCCTACCAGTAGGCATCCAAAATCCTAATGATCCTGTAGCAAACTTGACTAACAGCATGGATAACCACAGTTCTAAAAGGAATACTGGTCTAAATGAGCAGGACTTGATTATGGAAGATCTTGAAAAGACATCAAATAGCAATGATGTCTAA